A single region of the candidate division KSB1 bacterium genome encodes:
- a CDS encoding alpha/beta hydrolase-fold protein: MSLEYHRKFPSAILGYERDLIVWLPPNYASEPDRRYPVVYAHDGQNLFDPATAFAGVAWQLHETAARLIHQKKIEPLIIVGLANTMGRLEEYTTKRGHKYAAFLIDEVKPFIDKTYRTLPSRQHTSLLGSSLGGLISFYVAWWHPEIFSMAGCLSGTWMWDNAASIRLVDSETRLLPPIKIYLDHGSEGAEGNQAWVYRSMRDALIRRGFEVGKNLAYHFGLGDEHNEASWGRRVARPLIFFFGKKL, encoded by the coding sequence TTGAGCCTCGAATATCATCGAAAATTCCCTTCAGCAATTCTCGGTTATGAGCGTGATCTGATCGTTTGGCTGCCGCCGAATTATGCCAGCGAGCCGGACCGGCGTTATCCGGTTGTGTATGCGCATGACGGCCAAAATCTTTTTGATCCGGCGACGGCGTTTGCCGGCGTTGCCTGGCAATTGCACGAAACCGCCGCCAGGCTTATTCACCAAAAAAAAATCGAGCCGTTGATCATCGTCGGGCTTGCCAACACGATGGGGCGGCTGGAGGAATATACCACCAAGCGCGGGCATAAATACGCGGCGTTTCTGATTGACGAAGTCAAGCCGTTTATAGATAAAACGTATCGAACACTTCCCTCGCGCCAGCATACATCATTGCTGGGTTCTTCGCTCGGCGGGTTGATTTCCTTTTATGTTGCCTGGTGGCATCCCGAAATTTTCAGCATGGCCGGCTGTCTTTCCGGCACCTGGATGTGGGACAATGCCGCGTCGATTCGTTTGGTGGATTCGGAAACGCGGCTTCTTCCCCCAATCAAAATTTACCTCGATCACGGCAGCGAAGGCGCGGAGGGCAATCAGGCGTGGGTTTATCGCAGCATGCGCGATGCGCTCATCCGCCGCGGTTTTGAGGTGGGAAAAAATCTCGCCTATCATTTCGGCCTCGGTGACGAGCATAACGAAGCCTCGTGGGGCCGGCGGGTGGCGCGACCGCTTATTTTTTTCTTCGGGAAGAAATTATAA
- a CDS encoding phenylacetate-CoA oxygenase subunit PaaI produces MSTPSFSSAKALPNDCREAVRTLLLAIADTKMFLGFHYGEWTFGTPALEAGIAACCMSQDELGHLRLLHACLNTQFGDSPERLIEKRPLNEFANVACLDRPLVKWADFVAINLFTDGALTVILTGLQHSSFEPVANFIDKMVEEEKHHLRNAQGWFRTLAKYNSQTKSALEEASRWALSPTLEWLGPPDHTMMQTLEKYGIVNAPWETLRQRFLDWVGALAHDQKIFIGLEQKNGAWTPSFPLDFSQWNPRARRCAPTQPEESILYHLRGSKNAIFKLGEHV; encoded by the coding sequence ATGAGTACACCGAGTTTTTCCTCTGCTAAAGCTCTCCCAAACGACTGCCGCGAGGCGGTGCGCACGTTGCTGCTGGCGATTGCGGATACCAAAATGTTTCTCGGCTTTCACTACGGCGAATGGACCTTCGGAACGCCGGCGCTGGAGGCCGGTATCGCCGCATGCTGCATGTCCCAGGATGAATTGGGCCATTTGCGTTTATTGCATGCCTGTCTCAATACACAATTTGGCGACAGTCCGGAGAGGTTGATTGAAAAACGCCCATTGAATGAATTTGCCAATGTCGCCTGCCTGGATCGACCGCTGGTGAAATGGGCCGATTTTGTCGCCATCAATCTTTTCACCGACGGTGCGCTGACGGTGATTTTGACCGGCTTGCAACACTCATCGTTCGAGCCGGTGGCCAATTTCATCGACAAAATGGTGGAGGAGGAAAAACATCATCTCCGCAACGCCCAGGGCTGGTTTCGCACACTCGCCAAATACAATTCACAAACCAAATCCGCCCTTGAAGAAGCCAGCCGTTGGGCGTTGTCTCCGACGCTGGAATGGCTAGGCCCGCCCGATCACACAATGATGCAAACGTTGGAAAAATACGGCATCGTCAATGCGCCGTGGGAAACTTTGCGCCAGCGCTTTCTGGATTGGGTCGGCGCCCTGGCTCACGATCAGAAAATTTTCATCGGCTTGGAACAAAAAAACGGTGCTTGGACGCCAAGCTTCCCGCTTGATTTTTCCCAATGGAATCCGCGCGCGCGGCGATGCGCGCCGACGCAGCCGGAGGAAAGCATTCTTTATCACTTGCGCGGCAGCAAAAACGCGATTTTCAAATTGGGCGAGCACGTTTAA
- a CDS encoding metal-sulfur cluster assembly factor: protein MLDSKIIWSALAEVTDPEMPVSIVDMGMIYDVRLHDGNVEVDMTFTAIACPAMDMLISDVHEKISALPGVVSVKVNVVWNPPWTKSRLSEQGREVLQSFGVAV, encoded by the coding sequence ATGCTTGATTCAAAAATCATCTGGAGCGCCCTTGCCGAAGTCACCGATCCTGAAATGCCGGTCAGCATCGTTGACATGGGCATGATTTACGACGTTCGCCTCCATGACGGCAATGTCGAGGTCGATATGACATTTACAGCGATCGCTTGCCCGGCGATGGACATGCTGATTTCGGATGTGCACGAGAAGATTAGCGCGCTGCCGGGGGTTGTTTCGGTCAAGGTCAACGTCGTGTGGAATCCGCCGTGGACGAAGAGCCGGCTCAGCGAACAGGGGCGTGAGGTTTTGCAGAGTTTTGGGGTGGCGGTGTGA
- a CDS encoding phenylacetate-CoA oxygenase subunit PaaI codes for MLPQDKDAELRQKIANGFIVETEDDMTPGYKKALEVILTVQGDTELVSAPAYYFASKDAPTINSRLAVYAIIQDELGHANIAYRLLEDLGVSKQWLMYGRLPHEFKHPYGFDQPLENWAEMVVANGFFDRAGITLLADVHKNCSYGPWQRALTKVDREEVLHLRHGESWMKRLAKAGGAAKEALQRAVDWMFPMTLEWFGLPDHLKKHQDQLDYKLKGLTNDQLRQVWMSSTVPLCESCGLNVPAHYDEDKKEYVIDYEFPVQYDPQAKRWLFDEPITWEQVFQRWKARGPMNETYINMIQGDKTGTFGGLHWSV; via the coding sequence ATGCTGCCCCAAGACAAAGATGCCGAGCTTCGACAAAAAATTGCCAACGGCTTCATCGTCGAAACCGAAGACGACATGACGCCGGGGTACAAAAAAGCTTTGGAAGTCATTCTCACCGTGCAAGGCGACACCGAGCTGGTGAGCGCGCCGGCGTATTATTTTGCTTCCAAAGATGCGCCGACGATCAACAGCCGCCTGGCGGTCTATGCGATTATTCAAGATGAGCTGGGCCACGCCAACATTGCCTATCGCCTGCTCGAAGATCTCGGCGTGTCGAAGCAATGGTTGATGTACGGCCGGCTGCCGCACGAGTTCAAGCATCCCTATGGCTTCGATCAGCCGCTGGAAAATTGGGCCGAGATGGTCGTCGCCAATGGATTTTTTGATCGCGCCGGCATTACGCTGCTCGCCGACGTTCACAAAAATTGCTCGTATGGCCCGTGGCAGCGCGCGCTCACCAAAGTCGATCGCGAAGAAGTTCTGCATTTGCGCCATGGCGAAAGCTGGATGAAACGTCTCGCCAAAGCCGGCGGCGCAGCAAAAGAGGCTTTGCAGCGCGCGGTCGATTGGATGTTCCCGATGACGCTGGAATGGTTTGGCCTGCCGGATCATTTAAAGAAACACCAAGACCAGCTCGACTATAAATTGAAAGGTTTGACCAACGATCAGCTCCGCCAGGTCTGGATGAGCTCAACGGTGCCACTCTGCGAAAGCTGCGGCCTCAATGTGCCGGCGCATTATGATGAGGACAAAAAAGAATATGTGATTGATTATGAGTTTCCCGTGCAGTACGATCCTCAGGCAAAACGCTGGCTCTTCGACGAGCCAATCACCTGGGAGCAAGTCTTCCAACGCTGGAAAGCGCGCGGACCAATGAATGAAACGTACATCAACATGATTCAAGGCGACAAAACCGGAACGTTTGGCGGATTGCATTGGTCGGTCTAA
- a CDS encoding CehA/McbA family metallohydrolase, which produces MQFKTTASLFILIFTLSPAVAQTYRVYFGDMHSHSALSHDAQSTAKMPAQAYAYAKNVAKIDFLAISDHTNGLPQVNYEKIRAAAAAYDKLDSQFVAIAGQELGSLGSTGYGHMNIFEAPTIAGNGLDNDAIRYDLNMAYQFIMNNRVSAQFNHPSTENNNSNFLNFNYEPLADPFMTSIEVINGKRSTNFERYYLLALQKGWHVGALGDQDNHGGNYGDLRATDGDIYLTGVLADSLTRPKILAAIRAHRTYAFETNPINDRIYLDTFTADGHWMGETFNDTDHRVTLHLSAHTSPATNSRFRQAQLYRNGFLLAWKNLNAANFDWTVVDSNATGSRYYFAKLVQEDGDLLWTSPIWVNSPGPSPAEAEPMTIRSLRQNFSDGVPQSFGWANVKLRGVATAVAHFGASSGPGYLQDSTGGVAVFGGDFIRNVPNEIGPNLAFEVEVLGGVSQFNGNLEIIPYLVRRLGVKPPVTPQAITTNQLAANGENFEGRLVKISGARIISGNFPPAGSSGNLTIDDGSGPCIMRIDSDTDIDGQAAPSGKFDVAGIVNQFDTSLPYTDGYQLLPRRIADISPATNLAEQENSAPAQFLLRQNRPNPFALTGETEIQFSLPAASKIRLEIFNLLGERVSLLVDEKRAAGEHLIKWNARQLDGNRVASGIYFYRLQVVNDLAKWTVVKKMVLLP; this is translated from the coding sequence ATGCAATTTAAAACTACTGCAAGTCTTTTTATTTTGATTTTCACGCTGTCGCCTGCCGTGGCGCAAACTTATCGCGTTTATTTCGGCGATATGCACTCGCACTCGGCGCTGTCACATGATGCGCAATCGACGGCCAAGATGCCGGCGCAGGCCTACGCCTATGCGAAGAACGTCGCCAAGATTGATTTTCTCGCGATCAGCGATCACACCAACGGCCTGCCGCAAGTGAATTACGAAAAAATTCGCGCCGCCGCGGCGGCTTACGACAAGCTCGACAGCCAGTTCGTCGCCATCGCCGGGCAGGAGCTCGGCAGTCTCGGCAGCACGGGCTACGGCCACATGAATATCTTCGAAGCGCCAACCATCGCCGGCAACGGTTTGGATAACGACGCCATCCGTTACGATCTCAACATGGCCTATCAATTCATCATGAACAACCGCGTCTCGGCGCAATTCAATCACCCTTCGACGGAAAACAACAATTCCAATTTTCTCAATTTTAATTACGAGCCCCTGGCAGATCCATTCATGACCAGCATAGAAGTCATCAACGGCAAACGCTCGACGAATTTTGAACGTTACTATTTGCTGGCGCTGCAAAAAGGCTGGCACGTCGGCGCGCTCGGCGATCAGGATAATCACGGCGGGAATTACGGTGATTTGCGCGCCACCGACGGCGATATTTATCTCACCGGCGTGTTGGCCGACTCTTTAACCAGGCCCAAAATCCTTGCGGCGATTCGAGCGCATCGAACTTATGCGTTTGAAACGAATCCGATTAACGATCGCATTTATCTTGACACCTTCACGGCCGATGGACATTGGATGGGCGAAACTTTTAATGACACTGATCATCGTGTCACCTTGCATCTCTCGGCGCACACCTCGCCCGCGACCAACAGCCGTTTTCGGCAAGCCCAGCTTTACCGAAACGGTTTTCTGCTGGCATGGAAAAATTTAAATGCGGCAAATTTTGATTGGACGGTTGTCGACAGCAATGCAACCGGCTCGCGTTATTATTTTGCCAAGCTCGTGCAGGAAGACGGCGATCTGCTGTGGACCAGCCCGATTTGGGTGAATAGTCCGGGGCCAAGCCCGGCTGAGGCGGAGCCGATGACGATTCGCAGCTTGCGGCAAAATTTCAGCGACGGCGTGCCGCAAAGTTTTGGCTGGGCGAATGTGAAACTGCGCGGCGTGGCGACCGCCGTGGCGCATTTTGGCGCCAGCTCCGGCCCGGGTTATTTGCAAGACTCCACCGGCGGCGTCGCGGTTTTTGGCGGCGATTTTATCCGAAACGTGCCCAATGAAATCGGCCCCAATCTCGCGTTTGAAGTGGAAGTCTTGGGCGGCGTTTCGCAGTTTAATGGCAACTTGGAAATTATTCCGTACCTCGTGCGCCGTCTCGGCGTCAAACCGCCGGTCACGCCGCAAGCCATCACGACGAATCAGCTTGCCGCCAACGGCGAAAATTTCGAGGGCCGCCTCGTTAAAATCAGCGGCGCGCGAATCATATCGGGAAACTTTCCGCCTGCCGGCTCGAGCGGCAATTTAACCATTGACGACGGCAGCGGGCCGTGCATCATGCGCATAGACAGCGACACGGATATTGACGGCCAAGCGGCGCCGAGTGGCAAATTCGATGTCGCCGGCATCGTCAATCAATTCGATACGTCCCTGCCGTACACCGACGGTTATCAGCTCTTGCCGCGCCGTATCGCGGATATTTCACCAGCAACGAATTTGGCTGAACAAGAGAACAGCGCGCCGGCGCAGTTTCTGTTGCGACAAAATCGCCCCAATCCTTTTGCTTTAACCGGAGAAACTGAAATTCAATTTTCTCTGCCGGCGGCGTCAAAAATTCGTTTGGAAATCTTTAATCTTCTCGGCGAACGGGTGAGCTTGCTCGTCGACGAAAAGCGCGCAGCGGGAGAACATCTGATAAAATGGAATGCGCGTCAACTTGATGGAAATCGGGTTGCTAGCGGGATTTATTTTTATCGTTTGCAGGTTGTAAACGACCTTGCTAAATGGACGGTGGTTAAGAAGATGGTGTTGTTACCTTGA
- a CDS encoding PorV/PorQ family protein: MLELTVVAFLLLKSTTLYAQLLPELGSQRAGTAAAQFLKIGVGGRAVGMGETFIAVANDASALYWNPAGMAQFEGNQLILSHVDWPVDIKHEFVGYVHHLSPTTAIGMSFTSLHMEDMEETTEFAPTGTGNFFTFRDIAIGLSFARKMTDKFSFGTTVKYIEETLAEVEMRSVMVDLGMYYWTGFRSTRFAVAITNFGQQLKPRGQFTRRDGTTVNKFQSFVPPTLFKLGFATELMDNQQNKLTVAVELNHPNDNAENVHVGGEYWWRKRVALRSGYKLNVDEESFTFGAGLSLPLSIAHANLDYAYTDFGRLGNANRFSFVLSF; this comes from the coding sequence TTGCTCGAGCTCACGGTTGTGGCCTTTTTATTGCTTAAAAGCACAACTCTCTACGCGCAACTCCTTCCTGAACTCGGCAGCCAGCGCGCGGGAACGGCGGCCGCGCAATTTCTGAAAATCGGTGTCGGTGGCCGCGCGGTCGGGATGGGCGAAACATTTATCGCGGTGGCGAATGATGCGAGCGCGCTATATTGGAATCCGGCGGGCATGGCGCAATTCGAGGGCAACCAGCTCATTCTCTCGCATGTCGATTGGCCGGTGGACATCAAACACGAGTTTGTCGGCTACGTGCATCATCTTTCTCCAACCACCGCCATTGGCATGAGCTTCACGTCATTGCACATGGAAGACATGGAGGAGACGACGGAATTTGCGCCGACCGGCACGGGCAACTTTTTCACGTTTCGTGATATTGCCATCGGTCTCTCCTTTGCGCGCAAGATGACGGACAAATTTAGTTTTGGCACGACGGTGAAATACATTGAAGAGACGCTGGCCGAAGTCGAAATGCGCAGCGTGATGGTGGATCTCGGCATGTATTATTGGACCGGATTTCGCTCGACGCGCTTTGCGGTGGCCATCACCAACTTCGGGCAGCAGCTCAAGCCCCGCGGTCAGTTCACCCGGCGCGACGGAACGACGGTCAACAAGTTTCAATCCTTTGTGCCGCCGACGTTGTTCAAACTCGGCTTCGCCACCGAGTTGATGGACAATCAACAAAACAAATTGACCGTCGCGGTCGAATTGAATCACCCCAACGACAACGCCGAGAATGTTCATGTTGGCGGCGAATATTGGTGGCGCAAAAGAGTCGCTTTGCGCTCCGGGTACAAACTGAATGTCGACGAAGAATCCTTCACCTTCGGCGCGGGGTTGTCGCTGCCGCTGTCCATCGCGCACGCCAATCTCGATTACGCGTACACGGATTTTGGGCGGCTGGGAAATGCGAATCGGTTTTCGTTTGTGTTGAGTTTTTAA
- a CDS encoding TonB-dependent receptor: MLKKISVFILVVCSFSGTLLFAQSGKGAIHGKITDKKNGEALPGVNVIVKGTARGAATDFDGRFEIPQLNAGDYQLDISLIGYKQVQRTGVKVTAGGVTEVNIQMEETLLALGQEIVVIGERPLFSIDETTTRRAISSTEIQKAVVENITDIVANQVGVVQSDDEIHIRGGRAYENAFLLDGVSVQDPLSGTGFGLKLSTEAIEEVEVLTGGFNAEFGQAMSGIVNVTTKEGGEKYHGTMSYKRDHFGNHDPGAFIIGTFSDRSRFSFNTDVAEFSLNGPEPMTNYVLPALGVNLPGKFSIFINVYALISNDFTKRRAQQLYSSTFYGTRFAPRQENDYNGLVKLTWRIDPTHKLVLSYNGSAALNQNTQSLQTNLEYVPPGPGYPYEFQNNLDNFNTFTHLNNSFSLAWTHTLNSRAFYDLKLSRFFANLRAEPNGKRWPDYLEPFDFPRPPITTYVRNPDGSISVPPDGFFDAGNGPTWHDHYVEDFTLKAEVSYNHSQRHNYKAGLEMTYREMQLIDIYAPWSGPLGLNNDIYRVFPNFGAMYVQDKITYEGMIVNLGVRFDYWFPGKYVEDAVENLSVATINEAAREKFRNETYSLFGRRWKGRISPRLGVSFPVTDNQILFFSYGHFSKLPRPQFVYAKLGANNSRSAFQRIGNPNLNPETTVAYEIGLKHKFSENDALSVSAYYRDIFDYVTTVNVSGTGRFIRESFTTYLNLDYSRSRGLEIEYKKRAGDFLTGSATASYSIATGKSSSPDDAYLVARGVLPERAITEDFLLWDRPWQVSMNLNFYVSPQRNLKLFGLRLPNNWNLNLRYFSQAGKRYTPQFFTDSFTNTGKPIYTDDLDRNEQPDDPYGKTAERWEWVNANFEKYFKFRGTTLTLFIEAINLLNRKNSNIINPITGRAYEFGDPTPTGWNDPLYPDVQPPASPFPFNPARYLTPRNVLVGVRVRF; this comes from the coding sequence ATGCTCAAAAAAATTTCTGTATTTATTCTTGTTGTTTGCTCGTTTAGCGGAACCCTGCTTTTCGCTCAATCTGGCAAAGGCGCCATTCACGGCAAGATCACCGACAAGAAAAACGGCGAGGCGTTGCCCGGCGTGAATGTCATCGTCAAAGGCACGGCGCGCGGCGCGGCCACGGATTTCGACGGCAGGTTCGAGATTCCGCAGCTCAATGCCGGCGATTATCAGCTCGACATCAGCTTGATCGGCTACAAGCAAGTGCAGCGCACCGGTGTGAAAGTCACCGCCGGTGGCGTCACCGAAGTCAACATTCAAATGGAAGAAACGCTGTTGGCGCTGGGGCAGGAAATCGTCGTCATCGGCGAGCGGCCGTTGTTTAGCATTGATGAAACCACCACGCGGCGTGCCATTTCGAGCACAGAAATCCAAAAGGCTGTCGTCGAAAACATCACTGACATCGTCGCCAATCAAGTCGGCGTCGTTCAGAGCGATGACGAGATTCACATTCGCGGCGGCCGCGCGTATGAAAACGCGTTTTTGCTCGATGGTGTTTCCGTGCAAGACCCGCTTTCCGGCACCGGCTTCGGCCTCAAGCTTTCGACGGAGGCCATCGAAGAAGTCGAAGTGCTCACCGGCGGGTTCAACGCCGAGTTCGGCCAGGCGATGAGCGGCATCGTGAATGTCACCACCAAGGAAGGCGGCGAAAAATATCACGGCACGATGTCCTACAAGCGCGATCATTTCGGCAATCACGATCCCGGCGCGTTCATCATCGGCACGTTCAGCGATCGAAGCCGCTTCAGTTTTAACACCGATGTTGCCGAGTTCAGTCTCAACGGTCCGGAGCCAATGACGAATTACGTTTTACCGGCGCTCGGTGTCAATTTGCCGGGGAAATTTTCAATTTTCATCAATGTCTACGCATTGATAAGCAACGATTTCACCAAACGCCGCGCGCAGCAACTTTATTCATCGACGTTTTACGGCACTCGCTTCGCGCCGCGACAGGAGAATGATTACAACGGCCTTGTCAAACTCACGTGGCGCATCGACCCGACGCACAAACTCGTGCTTTCGTACAACGGCTCCGCGGCGCTCAATCAAAACACGCAATCGCTGCAAACCAATCTCGAATATGTCCCGCCCGGCCCCGGCTATCCGTATGAGTTTCAAAACAATCTCGACAATTTCAACACCTTCACGCATCTCAACAACAGCTTCTCGCTGGCCTGGACGCATACGCTGAACAGCCGCGCGTTTTACGATCTGAAGCTCTCGCGCTTTTTTGCCAACTTGCGCGCCGAGCCGAACGGCAAGCGGTGGCCGGATTATCTCGAGCCCTTTGATTTTCCGCGGCCGCCGATTACCACCTATGTGAGAAATCCTGACGGTTCGATCAGCGTGCCGCCTGATGGCTTCTTCGACGCCGGCAACGGCCCGACGTGGCACGATCACTACGTTGAAGATTTCACGCTCAAAGCCGAGGTGAGTTACAATCACAGCCAGCGCCACAATTACAAAGCCGGCCTCGAAATGACCTATCGTGAGATGCAGCTCATCGACATTTACGCGCCGTGGTCGGGGCCTCTCGGTTTGAACAATGACATCTATCGCGTCTTTCCGAATTTTGGCGCAATGTATGTGCAGGATAAAATCACCTACGAAGGCATGATCGTCAATCTCGGTGTGCGCTTCGATTATTGGTTTCCCGGCAAATATGTCGAAGATGCGGTCGAGAATTTGAGCGTCGCAACCATCAACGAAGCGGCGCGGGAGAAATTTCGTAATGAAACGTACAGCCTGTTTGGCCGGCGCTGGAAAGGCCGGATCAGTCCGCGCCTCGGCGTGTCGTTTCCGGTCACCGACAATCAAATTTTGTTTTTCTCGTATGGCCATTTTTCAAAGTTGCCGCGGCCGCAATTTGTTTATGCCAAGCTCGGCGCCAACAACTCGCGCTCGGCGTTTCAGCGCATCGGCAATCCGAATCTCAATCCCGAAACCACCGTCGCCTATGAGATCGGTTTAAAGCACAAATTCAGCGAGAACGACGCGCTCTCAGTCTCGGCGTATTATCGCGATATTTTCGATTACGTCACCACCGTGAATGTGAGCGGCACCGGCCGTTTCATTCGCGAGTCGTTCACGACGTATTTGAATCTCGATTACTCGCGCAGCCGCGGCCTCGAAATTGAATATAAAAAACGCGCCGGCGATTTTCTTACCGGCTCGGCGACCGCGAGTTATTCGATTGCCACCGGCAAAAGCTCCTCGCCGGACGACGCCTATCTCGTGGCGCGTGGGGTTCTCCCCGAACGTGCGATTACCGAAGATTTTCTCTTGTGGGATCGCCCGTGGCAAGTAAGCATGAATTTGAATTTTTATGTTTCTCCGCAACGGAATTTGAAATTGTTCGGCCTGCGCCTGCCCAACAATTGGAATTTGAATCTGCGCTATTTCTCGCAAGCCGGCAAGCGCTACACGCCGCAGTTTTTCACCGACAGTTTCACCAACACCGGCAAGCCGATTTACACCGACGATCTTGACCGCAACGAACAACCCGATGATCCGTACGGCAAAACTGCCGAGCGCTGGGAATGGGTCAACGCCAATTTTGAAAAGTATTTTAAATTCCGCGGCACAACGTTGACGTTGTTCATCGAAGCGATCAATTTGCTCAATCGAAAAAACTCGAATATCATCAACCCGATTACCGGCCGCGCCTATGAATTTGGCGACCCGACGCCAACCGGCTGGAACGATCCGCTCTATCCTGATGTTCAACCGCCGGCTTCGCCGTTTCCGTTCAATCCCGCGCGGTATTTGACGCCGCGGAATGTGTTGGTGGGAGTGAGGGTGAGGTTTTGA
- a CDS encoding DUF1801 domain-containing protein, whose amino-acid sequence MAELKTKVNDASVEKFLNRINDKKVRQDCFTILELMKEVTKMEPKMWGSSIVGFGHYHDKYESGHEGNSCLIGFSPRKQNLTLYIMAGFPQRDELMKKLGKYKTGKACLYIKRLADIDLPSLKKLIQASFKYMVKAHPAD is encoded by the coding sequence ATGGCGGAACTCAAAACCAAAGTAAATGATGCCAGCGTCGAAAAATTTTTGAACCGCATTAACGATAAAAAGGTCCGCCAGGATTGTTTCACTATTTTAGAACTGATGAAAGAGGTCACCAAAATGGAGCCGAAAATGTGGGGAAGCAGCATCGTTGGATTCGGCCACTATCATGACAAGTACGAAAGCGGGCACGAGGGCAATTCTTGTTTGATTGGCTTTTCTCCCCGCAAACAAAATTTGACACTTTACATCATGGCGGGATTCCCGCAGCGCGATGAACTCATGAAGAAACTGGGCAAATACAAAACCGGCAAAGCCTGTTTGTACATCAAACGCCTCGCAGACATCGATCTGCCGTCGCTGAAGAAACTCATTCAAGCATCGTTCAAATACATGGTCAAAGCTCATCCGGCAGATTAG